A single window of Chitinophaga sp. XS-30 DNA harbors:
- a CDS encoding helix-turn-helix domain-containing protein: MLLEEDCSKAMLSIKDALEAVEGRWTLLILYSLCSGPKRFKEIAREVNGITDKTLSAELKKMQANKLVKRDVHDTFPPKIEYTMTAHGMSLKKVLYELWSWGLLHRREVIGK, translated from the coding sequence ATGCTGTTAGAAGAAGACTGCTCAAAGGCCATGCTTTCCATCAAAGATGCGCTGGAGGCTGTTGAGGGCAGATGGACGTTGCTGATCCTGTATTCGCTGTGCAGTGGGCCTAAACGGTTTAAGGAAATTGCAAGAGAAGTGAATGGGATAACGGACAAAACGCTGTCCGCGGAACTCAAAAAAATGCAGGCCAACAAACTTGTCAAAAGAGATGTACATGATACCTTCCCCCCAAAGATCGAATACACCATGACAGCCCATGGCATGTCACTTAAAAAAGTGTTGTACGAACTCTGGAGCTGGGGACTTCTTCATCGCAGGGAGGTTATTGGCAAATAG
- a CDS encoding SDR family NAD(P)-dependent oxidoreductase, with protein sequence MKKSKIAVVTGGSRGLGRDMAVNLAKKGLDVVLTYQSNVTAAQEVVAEIEALGQKAAAIPLDVSDYEAYEPFFRERLQPALAEKFGTSTIDYLVNNAGSISPAPFADASISDFKDMIHIHLMAPFFITQQALKIMNDGGGIVNISTGLTRFATPGFAAYAAMKGGVEVLTKYMARELGQRKIRTNVVAPGAIETDIMGGFVRDNAGMNETIAAETALGRVGLPTDIGAVVAFLCTDEAYWINAQRIEVSGGVHI encoded by the coding sequence ATGAAGAAAAGTAAAATTGCGGTAGTGACCGGCGGAAGCCGTGGTTTGGGAAGAGATATGGCTGTTAATCTGGCAAAAAAGGGGCTGGATGTGGTACTCACTTATCAATCCAATGTAACAGCCGCTCAGGAAGTAGTAGCTGAAATTGAAGCATTGGGACAAAAAGCCGCGGCAATTCCCCTGGACGTATCTGATTATGAAGCCTACGAACCCTTCTTCCGGGAAAGATTACAGCCGGCACTGGCCGAAAAATTCGGCACCTCCACGATAGACTATCTGGTGAACAATGCGGGCAGCATTTCCCCGGCCCCATTTGCCGATGCTTCCATTTCGGACTTTAAGGACATGATCCACATTCACCTGATGGCGCCGTTTTTCATCACCCAGCAGGCATTGAAGATCATGAATGACGGCGGGGGAATCGTAAACATTTCTACCGGGCTCACACGCTTCGCAACACCCGGATTTGCTGCCTATGCCGCTATGAAAGGCGGGGTGGAAGTATTGACGAAATATATGGCCCGGGAACTGGGACAAAGGAAAATAAGGACCAATGTAGTGGCGCCGGGTGCGATAGAAACAGATATCATGGGCGGTTTCGTGCGTGACAATGCCGGAATGAACGAGACAATAGCCGCGGAAACAGCGCTGGGCCGTGTGGGCCTGCCAACCGACATTGGCGCTGTTGTTGCCTTCCTGTGCACGGACGAAGCCTAC